The Streptomyces lienomycini sequence CGCCTCCCGCAGCCGGTCCAGGGCCGCGTCCCGGGCCTGGCCCATGGTCTGGTTGGTCACCGAGACGTGCACCAGGACGCCGAGCAGCGCGGCGAGCGCGCAGCACATCACGGTGATGAAGACGGCCGCCTTCACGGCGAGCGGACCGGCCCACCGGGGAAGGGCGAGCCTCACCGGGCGCCCGCCGACGACGACCCGGCCGACGGCGCCTTCGAGGACGTGGGGGAGGGCGAGGGCGAGGGTGATGCGGACGGGCGCTTCGTGTGCTGTCCGCCGTCGTCGGTGCGCAGCATCTCGTCGCTGGTCAGCAGCATGGCCCGCTGGTCGGCGTCCCAGGTCCACTGGAGCCGGTACTCGTAGCCGGCGACCTCCGAGGGCGAGCGGACGATCACCGTCCGCCCGGCCAGCTCGACCGCGCTCACGGCGTCGTCGTAGGACATGACGCGCACCAGCCGGTCCTTCTCGACGGTGTAGACGCGCACGGCGGTCAGCTGCTCCGGCAGCAGCCGGAAGCCCAGCGTCATCTCGGGCCGCCCGTCGCCGGTCAGGTCGCGGTAGTACGGCGGCAGCACCGGGCAGCCGTCCCGCGCGCCGTCAGAACCGTCGGACCCGCCCGCCCCGCCGCCCGTGCCGCAGTCCGCCATCCGCACGGACGTCTCGTGGTACCGCGCCTTCGGGCCCGCGTAGTCGCCCGGATGCGCGTCGATCTCGGCCCGCACCGCCGCCACCGGGTCCGCCCGGCGGATGTCGCCGCCGGGCACGGCGACGCCCTCCACGCGCGCGTGCTCCACCTCGCCGATGTCGTACGCCGGGCTCGACGCCGGCGTCAGACCGGGCCAGAGCCGGGCCGGACTCCGCGCGGCCGACGTCGCCCCCGCGCTCCGCAGCCCGCCGCCGTCCCCGCACGCGGTCAGCGCCCCGGCCGCCCCGACCGCCATGAGCAGCGCGAGGAGGGCGGAGACGCGGGCGGGGCGCCCTCGGCGGCTCGGGAGCACTGCACTCCTGGGGTTCGGTGATCGGCGTCGGTGGTCCCGCACGGCCGCGGGCGGCACCGCATACGGCGCGGCACCGCACACATCTTGGTACGGGAGGCCATTTTGCCCGCGCGCGGGCCCGCCGGGCCACCCGGAGCCGACCGGGTCCTTGCCCCCGCGGCACCCCTCCTGGTCCCATGGAAGGGGGTGAGGCGCATGCACCGACTGCGCGTCGTACCGGCCCGGCGCCACGGCCGGGAACGGCTCTACGTCTGCCTTCCGGACGGCGCGAACGTCGCCTGGTACGACCGTGAGGCGGCCCGCGTCAACCTGCTGCGCGACGACCGCGAGGACGAGGTCCTCGAAGCCCTGGCACCCTTCCTCACCGGCCCGGTCGCGGTCGGCCCGCCCCCGGTCCCGACCCCGGCCGAGCTGGCCCGGCTCACCCTCCACCCCGACGACGACCTCGCCCCCAACCGGCCCGGCGAGGCGCTCCTGGTCGCCGTGGAGCGCGCACCCGGACCCGCGCACCGGCTGCGCCCCGACCCGCGCCGCCGGGCACTGGCCGCCGAGCAGGCCACGGGCGAGGCCCTCGACCGCCTCGACGGCGCCGGATGGCGCACCCTGCACTCCGTCCCGCTGCCGGGCGGCGACCGCGTCCACCATCTGCTGATCGGCCCCGGCGGCCTCTTCGCCCTGCACGTCCTGCCCGCCCGCAGGCAGCGGGTGCGCGTCGCCGACCCCCTGGTCGCGGTGGGCCGCCGTGCACCGCACCCCCTGCTGCACCGGGTCCGCGCCGCCGCGGACCGCGCCTCCCACGCCCTGACCGCCGAGGTCCGCCCCGTCCTCGTCCTCGTCGGCCCCGCGCACCTGAGCGTCGCCGCCGCGCCCCGGGCCCTGCGCGTCCTCACCGACCGGGAACTGCCGGGCCTCGCCGGCCCGGGCGGCGTGCTCAAACCGGCGGACGTCGAGGCCCTGCACGCCGTGGCCCGGGACCGGGCGACCTGGAAGCGCGTCTGAGACCGGCGCGGCTCAGGGCAGCGCCGCCGCCCGCCGCCGGTCGAACAGCGGCGCCAGCAGGTCGCCGTGGTTCCGCACCCGCGCCCCGGCGTCCGCCGCCCGGAAGACGAACTGCTCCGCCCGCCCGCACCCGGCCACCTCGTCCCACGTCACCGGGGTGGAGACCGCCGGCACCGACCGGGCCCGCACGGTGTACGGAGCGGCCGTGGTCTTGCGCGCGGCGTTCTGGCTCCAGTCCACGAACACCTTCCCCGGCCGCAGGCTGCGCGTCATCCGGTGCACCACCAGCTCCGGCAGCGCCCGCTCCGCCTCCACCGCGAGCGCCTTCGCGTACTCCGACACCCGCTCGGACGACGCTCCCCGCACGCCCGCCAGCAGATGCAGCCCCTTGGCCCCGGACGTCTTGGCGTACGCCTCGATCCCGTCCGCCGCCAGCCGCTCCCGCAGCCACAGCGCGACCTCGCAGCACTGCACCACGGTCGCGGGCGGCCCCGGGTCCAGGTCGAACACCAGCCGGTCGGCCTCGCCGGGATCGTCCGCGGTCCACTGGTGCGTGTGGAACTCGGTCACCAGGTTCGCCGCCCACATCAGAGTCGCCAGGTCCTGCACGAGCACCATGCGGGCGGGCCCCTCCGAGCGCGGCACCTCGGCGGTGGTGACCCAGTCGGGCGTACCGGGCGGCACGTTCTTGGTGAAGAACAGCTGGCCGTCCGGACCGTCCGGATACCGCAGGAAGGAGACGGGGCGGTCCCGCAGATGCGGCAGCAGCACCTGCGCGGTCGTCGCGTAGTAGTGCAGCAGCTCGCCCTTGGTGAAGCCGTCCTCGGGATACAGCACCTTGTCCAGGTTGCTGAGGGCCACCCGCCGCCCCTCCACCTCAGTGATAGGCGCCATACCATGAGAATCTCACGAAATACGTACAAACCGCCCGACAGGAAGGGTGCTGCACGTGCGATCCATCTGGAACGGCGCCATCTCCTTCGGTCTGGTCAGCATCCCGATCAAGCTGGTGAACGCGACCGAGAACCACTCGGTCTCCTTCCGCCAGATCCACACCGAGGACGGCGGCCGGATCCGCTACCGCAAGGTGTGCGAGCTGGAGGACCGCGAGGTCTCCCAGGCCGAGATCGGCAAGGCCTACGAGGACGCCGACGGCTCGATGATCCCGATCACCGACGAGGACCTGTCCCAGCTGCCGATCCCCACGGCCCGCACGATCGAGATCGTGGCCTTCGTGCCCGAGGAGCGCATCGACCCGCTCCAGATGGGCTCGGCCTACTACCTCGCGGTGAGCGGCGCCCCCGCCGCCAAGCCGTACACCCTGCTGCGCGAGGCGCTCAAGCGCAGCAACCGGGTCGCCATCGCCAAGTACGCGCTGCGCGGCCGGGAACGCCTCGGCATGCTCCGGGTCGTCGGCGACGCCATCGCGATGCACGGGCTGCTGTGGCCGGACGAGGTGCGCACCCCCGAGGGGGTCGCCCCGGACGCCGGTGTCACCGTGCGCGACCAGGAACTGGACCTCGCGGACGCCCTCATGGACACGCTCGGCGAGATCGACCTCGAGGACCTGCACGACGAGTACCGGGAGGCCGTCGAGGAGGTCGTCGCCGCCAAGGCGTCCGGCGAGACGCCCCCCGAGGCCCGCCGGGAGGCGGCGCCCGGGAAGGTGCTGGACCTGATGGCGGCCCTGGAGAGCAGCGTGCGGGCGGCGCGGGAGTCCCGGGACGACGACGAGGGGCCGGGACCGGCCGAGGAGGCCGAGGTCCGCTCCCTGCCGCGACGCGGGACCACCTCCCGGCGGACCCCCAAGGAGACCGGCGGCAAGAAGTCGACGTCGACGGCCGCGAAGAAGACGGCGGCGGGGAGGGCGGAGCCGAAGAAGTCGACGGCGAAGTCAGCGAAGTCCGCGAAGTCAGCGAAGTCCGTGAAGTCCGCCGCGCCCGCGAAGAAGACGGCGGCCAGGGGCGCGGCCGCCACCGCCAGGAAGGCCGCGGGCCGGAGCGCGGCCAAGGCGACCGCCGGGAGCGCGGACAAGGGCACCGCCAAGAAGACGGCCTCCCGCAGGCGCAGTGCCTGACGGTCGCCCCGGCCCGTGCCCGGTGGGCGCGACCGCTCCGGTCAGCGGGAGCGGTCGCGCGTCCGGTACCTGAAGACGACCAGCCCCACCGCGCCGAACCCGGCCGCCCAGGCCAGCCCCAGCGCGAGGTGCCCCCACAGCGCCCTCTCCCCGAACGCGCCGCCGGCCGCGAACTGCATGGGGCCGAAGGAGGGGAACCACTGCAGGACCGGCTCGTTGGCGAGCGGGTTGCCCAGCGGGTTCTGCAGGAACGTGTCCATCAGCCCGCCCATGATGATCAGGAAGAACCCCTCCAGATCCCGCTTCACCAGCACCCCGAGGAGCAGTCCGAGGGCGCCGTAGGCGAGCGCGACGACGGCGAACCCGGCCAGCACGCCGAACCAGGCACCCGCGGCCGGCCGCCAGAAGAGCAGCACCGCGAGCGCGGTGTAGAGGGCGATGCCGGTGGCGACCGCGGCGACCGCGAGGGCCTTGGCGCCGACGAGGGTGGACTGCCGGTACCCGGCGAAGACCAGCCGCCGGTCGAAGGCGAGCGACCTGCGCACCGCGTCGAAGACGACGAACCCGGCGATCATCGTCACGCAGTTGAGGCCCGCCGTGATCAGGGTGAGGTGTCCGGCGTCGACGTGCAGCGCCTCGCCGGTGGCGTACAGCCGGAAGTCCAGGGGCTCCCCGCCCGCCATCGCGTTCATCACCAGATACCAGACGGGCACGAACAGCACGAGGAGCAGCCCGGCCAGCCGGTTGCGGGTCTGGTCGCGCACCGAGAAGCGCAGCGCGGTGGGGAACTGCCCGTACAGCGGCCCCGGACGGGCGGCCGGGCTAGGCGTCGACACGGCGGTGCTCCCTCCCGGCCGCCGCGCGTGCGGTGAGGCGGCCGTCGGCCAGGTCGGCCAGCAGGTCGAAACGGTCCTGCTCGAAGACGAGATGGGTGATGACCACGACGGCCTTGCCGCGGGTGCGCAGCTCCTCGACCAGATCCCAGAAGCGCAGGTAGGTCTCCCAGTCGAAGCCCTGGTACGGCTCGTCGAGGAGCAGCACGTCGGGGTCGTGCAGCAGGGCGAGGGTGAGGTTGAGCTTCTGCCGGGTTCCGCCGGACAGCTCGCCGGCGGGGGTGCGCTCGTAGCGTTCGTAGCCCAGGGCGCGGACCAGTTCCCGGCCCCGTCCGGGGCCCGGCAGGCGGTGCGCCGCGGCGAAGTAGCGCAGGTGCTGCTCGACGGTCAGGCTCCCGCTCAGCACCGGGTCCTGCGGGCAGTAGCCGAGCGTCCCGGCCAGGGAGACCTCGCCGCGGTCGAGGGCCAGGGTGCCGGCCAGCGCCTTGAGCAGGGTGGACTTGCCGGCGCCGTTCTCACCGACGACGGCGACCAGGTGCCCGGGGGCGACGGTGAGGTCGGCGCCGCGCAGGACGCGGTGGCGGCCGTACGCCTTGTGCAGGCCGCGGGCGCGGAGCACGGGAGCGGGGGAGGCCCCGGGCGGGTCGGGTGCGGGTGGCGCGGGGCGTACGGGTGGGTCGGACGGTACGGGTGCGGGGTCGGTCGGCATGTGCGGTCACCTGGGCCTTCCTGTGCTTCCGGCAGTCCTGACGTCCGGGTCCCTCACGTCCCGGCGGGTGCCTCCGGGGGAGGCGGTGCGTTCAGCCCGCCCGTGTAGATGCCGAGCACCTCGGGGGCCCAGCGGGCCATGCCGTCGGCCGACAGGGGGTCGGTGCCCAGGACCTCGCCGATGCGGTCGCGCAGCAGGAACACGGCCAGGTCGTTGGCGAGCAGTACGGCGGCGCGGGCCTCGGGGTCCCGGCCCGGTGCGGCGAGACCGGCCGCCGACAGTCCGTCCAGGGCGGTGCGGCTCACCTCGTACAGGCGGCGGAACAGCAGCCGTCCGGCGTCCGTGTCGCTCAGCAGCAGGCGGCGCAGGTAGCCGGGCAGGGGGGAGCCGGCCGGGAGGTGGCGGGTGAACGCCGCGCTCAGGGACGCCGCCGAGGCGTCGGAGTCGAACGCCTCCGCGCTCCCCTCGCCGGTCAGTTCGCCGAGCATGGCCTCGAAGACGGCCACGACGTACTGGTCGACCTCCTGGCGCAGCCCGTCCTTCGAACCGAAGTGGTGCACCACGAGGCCGGGCGAGACACCGGCCGCCGCCGCGATCCGCCGCACGGTCACCGAGTCCGGGCCGTGGGCCGCGAACAGACCGAGCGCCTCGTCGCGGATGAGGGCCCGGGTCGTCCGATCCTCCGGGATTGAACGCATGTACAGCATGTTAAACAGGTGTTCAGTCGAATGTCCAGGGGGCGTCGGCCGTCCACGGTGAGTCACCCGTCCCGGGAGAGCCGGCCGTCCGGGGAGAGACGGACGCCCGCGGTATCGCGGACGGAGCGGGTTCGAAGACCGCGGTGCTCGCTGCGGCGGACTGCGTCGGCGCGGGCGAGGCCGGCGGCGGCAGGGCGGGGCTCTCCTCCAGGCGCTGCCCGATCGTTTCGGCCGGCCCGCCGTCCGGAGCGACCGGGTCGGTGGACAGCTGCGACCACGCGGTCAGGGCGAGGGCGACCGCGGCGGCCGTGCCGACCACCCGGCCGATCCGCCGCAGCCGGGCCCGGCCGTCCAGCTCCCGCCAGGACGGACCGGCGCCCGGATCCTCCGGCCGCCACGCCTCGCCGACCGTGTCGGAAGCGAGACCGGGACGGCCCGGGTGGCCCGGGCGGCCGGGCCGGCCGGTGCGGGCCCGCGGCGGACCGGCCCGGTCCGCGTCGGCCGGCGGCGGCGCGACGGCGGACGGCGGTTCCGGTGGCCGGCCCGGGATCCGGTCCCGGGCGGCGGGCTCCCTGGGGGCGGAGGCGCGGATGGCGCGCTCGTCGTCCTCCAGGAACAGCCGCCAGACGTACTCGGGCACGGACGGCGTACCGTCCGGCTCGTCCGGCGCGGCGCCGCCGCCCGGTCCGGAAGCGGTCATGGTCCCGCCCCTTCTTTCGTACGGCCCCGTACGGGCGCGGGCGGGAGGGGCGGGAGCCCGCCGACGGCCGCTGTGCGCCGTCCTGTGCCGCAGCACCGTACCGGTGTCGCTCCTGGGCCCGCACGTCACCGGTCCGGTGCCGGATGGTCATGGCCCGGCGGACTCCGTCGGCCGCCGACTCGAAGAACGCGGGGAACCGCCGGCCCGTTCCCGGTGCGACGAGTCGTGACGGGGTCGTGATGGTCCCCGGCGCGGACGCTCAGGGGGCCACCGGGGACGGAGTGGGCGTCGGCGAGGCGGTGTTCACGTCCAGGTCCGGACGCGGCCTGAGCACCAGCACCCGCTCTCCCGGCTGCGGCGGGGGCGGGGTGACCTTCTCCCGGGGCAGCTTCGCGGGGCCGGTCTGCCTGAACGTGACCTCGTCGTACCGCACCAGCCCGGTCCTCTCCAGCACCGTGATGTGGTCCAGGACCGTGTCGTTGGCCAGGTCGGCCAACTGCCGCACGAGGGTGTTCTTGGTGGAGGCCCGGATCCTGGCGATGGCCGGGAAGATCTGGCCGTGGGTCACCCGCATGATGTTGACCGCCGCCGAGTCGAAGTCCCCGCCGGTCCTGGCGTCCACCGACGCCACGAAGCCCTCCTGCTGCGGGGACGCCCGGTTGGGCAGCGTGATGCCCAACTCGGGTGAGATCTCGCGGCACATCGCGTCAAGACCGGCGTGCCCGACGACCAGGTGCTCACCGGCCGTCTTCATGGCCTTCGTCGTACCGCGCCTCATCACCATCTCGCCCAGCGGGTACTCCCACAGCCCGGCGGCGCGGACCTTGACCACGAAGTCGCGGTCGGCCTCGGTGAGCGGCCCGAACTTCGTACTGGCCACCACCCGGTTCTGGTTGCCGTCGGTCTTGTCCAGACCGAGCACGGCCGGGAAGGCCAACGCGGTCAGGGTCAGGGTCATCGCGCCGAACAGGACGACGACTCCGATCCTGCTGCGGGACAGGCGCATGGTGCCTCCAGGGCGACGCGGGGAACGCGGGGGACGCGCACACGTGCTCGTGCGCGTACCGGTACGCCAGGAGGTACGGAAACGGCGGGCGGATCTATCACCGCCCGGCACAAAACCCGCGGCGCCCGCCGGAGGCCGGGGTGAGGGTGCCCGCCGCCAAGCCGGGCTCAGCCGATGTCGGCGCCGTACACGCGCTCGACCGCGAGAGTGAGCAGCACCCGGCGGTCGGCCACCATCGTCGACCGGTACTCGTCCCAGTCCGGGTGCTCACCGGCGACGGCCCGGTAGTACTCCACCAGGGCCTCGACCTCCGGACCGTGCGGATCGGTGCCCGGCCCGGTGAGGGTGGCGACCCCCTCGGCGGTGGCCCAGGACCTGCCGTCCGGGGCGGTCACCTCCAGCGCGGCCCGCGGGTCCCGGCGCAGGTTCGCCGTCTTGGCCAGCCCCTCGCGGGTCGAGATCCGGACGACGCCGGCCTCCCGGTCGTAGGCGGGCATCACGGGCGAGAGCTGCGGACGGCCGTCCGACTTGATCGTCGCGAGGACGCCGAGCCGGCCGGCGGCCAGCAGGGCGTGCGGGTCGAAGCGCGGTGTGGTGGTCATGATCCGATCATCACCCCGCGCCCCGGGACCTGTCCCGCGAACCGTCCGCCGAACGCGCCGCGGGGACGCGGGAGGTGGCGGCTCAGGGCACCGAGGGCCCGCCCAGGTAGTCGCCGTCCTCGTCGTACGGCCAGGCGTTGGCGACACAGCCCTTGAGGCCCTTGATCTGCTGCATCATCGCCGGCGCGGGCTGCCCCGCACCGGGACACGTCTCGTGGCCGTGGCCGATGCGGTGGCCGACCTCGTGGTTGACGATCAGCGCCCGGTACTCGTGGATCGGGCCGTCGAACTCCGGGGAACCCAGGACCCAGCGCTTCAGGTTCACCACCACGTCGGTGCCGACGCTGCAGTTGACCTCGCCCCCGGTGTCCAGGCCCGCGGCGC is a genomic window containing:
- a CDS encoding nuclease-related domain-containing protein — protein: MHRLRVVPARRHGRERLYVCLPDGANVAWYDREAARVNLLRDDREDEVLEALAPFLTGPVAVGPPPVPTPAELARLTLHPDDDLAPNRPGEALLVAVERAPGPAHRLRPDPRRRALAAEQATGEALDRLDGAGWRTLHSVPLPGGDRVHHLLIGPGGLFALHVLPARRQRVRVADPLVAVGRRAPHPLLHRVRAAADRASHALTAEVRPVLVLVGPAHLSVAAAPRALRVLTDRELPGLAGPGGVLKPADVEALHAVARDRATWKRV
- the ligD gene encoding non-homologous end-joining DNA ligase, whose translation is MAPITEVEGRRVALSNLDKVLYPEDGFTKGELLHYYATTAQVLLPHLRDRPVSFLRYPDGPDGQLFFTKNVPPGTPDWVTTAEVPRSEGPARMVLVQDLATLMWAANLVTEFHTHQWTADDPGEADRLVFDLDPGPPATVVQCCEVALWLRERLAADGIEAYAKTSGAKGLHLLAGVRGASSERVSEYAKALAVEAERALPELVVHRMTRSLRPGKVFVDWSQNAARKTTAAPYTVRARSVPAVSTPVTWDEVAGCGRAEQFVFRAADAGARVRNHGDLLAPLFDRRRAAALP
- the ku gene encoding non-homologous end joining protein Ku, whose protein sequence is MRSIWNGAISFGLVSIPIKLVNATENHSVSFRQIHTEDGGRIRYRKVCELEDREVSQAEIGKAYEDADGSMIPITDEDLSQLPIPTARTIEIVAFVPEERIDPLQMGSAYYLAVSGAPAAKPYTLLREALKRSNRVAIAKYALRGRERLGMLRVVGDAIAMHGLLWPDEVRTPEGVAPDAGVTVRDQELDLADALMDTLGEIDLEDLHDEYREAVEEVVAAKASGETPPEARREAAPGKVLDLMAALESSVRAARESRDDDEGPGPAEEAEVRSLPRRGTTSRRTPKETGGKKSTSTAAKKTAAGRAEPKKSTAKSAKSAKSAKSVKSAAPAKKTAARGAAATARKAAGRSAAKATAGSADKGTAKKTASRRRSA
- a CDS encoding ABC transporter ATP-binding protein, with product MPTDPAPVPSDPPVRPAPPAPDPPGASPAPVLRARGLHKAYGRHRVLRGADLTVAPGHLVAVVGENGAGKSTLLKALAGTLALDRGEVSLAGTLGYCPQDPVLSGSLTVEQHLRYFAAAHRLPGPGRGRELVRALGYERYERTPAGELSGGTRQKLNLTLALLHDPDVLLLDEPYQGFDWETYLRFWDLVEELRTRGKAVVVITHLVFEQDRFDLLADLADGRLTARAAAGREHRRVDA
- a CDS encoding TetR/AcrR family transcriptional regulator, with product MRSIPEDRTTRALIRDEALGLFAAHGPDSVTVRRIAAAAGVSPGLVVHHFGSKDGLRQEVDQYVVAVFEAMLGELTGEGSAEAFDSDASAASLSAAFTRHLPAGSPLPGYLRRLLLSDTDAGRLLFRRLYEVSRTALDGLSAAGLAAPGRDPEARAAVLLANDLAVFLLRDRIGEVLGTDPLSADGMARWAPEVLGIYTGGLNAPPPPEAPAGT
- a CDS encoding DUF4142 domain-containing protein: MRLSRSRIGVVVLFGAMTLTLTALAFPAVLGLDKTDGNQNRVVASTKFGPLTEADRDFVVKVRAAGLWEYPLGEMVMRRGTTKAMKTAGEHLVVGHAGLDAMCREISPELGITLPNRASPQQEGFVASVDARTGGDFDSAAVNIMRVTHGQIFPAIARIRASTKNTLVRQLADLANDTVLDHITVLERTGLVRYDEVTFRQTGPAKLPREKVTPPPPQPGERVLVLRPRPDLDVNTASPTPTPSPVAP
- a CDS encoding PPOX class F420-dependent oxidoreductase, with the translated sequence MTTTPRFDPHALLAAGRLGVLATIKSDGRPQLSPVMPAYDREAGVVRISTREGLAKTANLRRDPRAALEVTAPDGRSWATAEGVATLTGPGTDPHGPEVEALVEYYRAVAGEHPDWDEYRSTMVADRRVLLTLAVERVYGADIG